TAAGCTGTCGCAGTTCTACGGCTTGTCGCCGCAATTGCAAATGAATTTGCACCCGTGCTAGCACCTCTTCTTGCTGAAAAGGTTTGGTGATGTAGTCTACTGCACCTACACTTAGCCCTTTGACCTTATCTTGGCTATCTGAAAGTGCCGTCATAAAAATTACAGGAATTTCTTGAGTACAAGGCTTAGCTTTGAATTGTTGGCAAGTTTCAAAGCCATTAATTCCTGGCGGCATCATTACATCCAGCAAAATTAAATCTGGCTTTACCTCGTTTAAAATTAAGAGTGCATCTTCGCCACTTTGGGCAATTAATGTCCTAAAACCTGCTGTTTCCAGCACTTCAAACAGCAATTTCACATTAGTAGGAGTATCATCTACGATTAGAATGAGCGGTTGTGAAGTATCCATATGTCTGCTCTATTTATATTAATTAATTACCGTTAAGGTGGGGTTTTATTAATTTAATAATGGCTTTGTTATCGAGTGCTTCTGCGAGTTGCAAAACTGATTGCACAAACTGCTGATACTGTGCGTCAAGCAGTTGAAGACGTTGTGCTTCCAGTTTAATTCCCTGAATATCACCAATTCGAGCAGCACTGTAGAGCGATCGCAATTCTGCAACGGGTGGAATTACTAATGTGGCATCAATGACATCAGAAGCAGAATCATGAACAGAAATGCTTGCTGTTTCATACTGCCAAGTTAGCTGTAATTGTTGTTGAAGCTGATAAAATAATTCTTCTGATTGGACAGGTTTTGGTAAGAAATTATTTGCGCCTGCGTCGTAGCTTTGCTGGCGATCAAAGCTGAATACGCTGGCAGACGACACAATCACAGGCAGGGTTTGCCCTTTTGGTTGATTGCGTAATTCTTTAAGCATTTCTAAGCCATCCATAATAGGCATGGCGATGTCAGTAATGATTAAGTCGGGTTGATGTAGTTGATATTTGGTAAGAGCATCCTGACCATTTTCAGCTTCGATCAATTCAAAGCCTAATGGTTCGAGTAAGTTGAGAATAACAAAGCGGTTCTCCCAGCGATCGTCTACTACTAGAATTTTCTGTTTCTTGCCTTGGTAACCTACAATCTGATTTGCAGATTTAGTCGCATCCAGTTCAATCCATCCACTTGCCTCAAGTAAATCTACTTCAAACCAAAAGGTACTTCCCTCGCCAATTGTGCTTTCTACCTGCAATTGGCTACCCATTATTTGCACAATTTGCTGACTGATGGCGAGTCCTAAACCAGTACCTTCTGTCATACGTTGCTGATCACCAACCTGTTCAAAGGGCAGAAATATTTTTTCTAACTGTTGTGGAGTCATACCAACGCCCGTATCTTCAATTTGGAAACGGATGCGGTGAATGGGTAATGAGTCATTGACTACTCCGACTTTCAAGCAGACGCTCCCTTTGTCTGTGAACTTAATCGCATTACCCAGCAGATTAATTAATACTTGGCGTAGCCGTTTATCATCAGCATTAAGTGCCAACGGCAGCTTATTGCGTGGCTCAAAGGTAAAGGAAATGTCTTTTTGTTCAGCGCGGATACGAGAAATTTCAACTATACCGTTGAGAAAAGTTTCAAAGTGAAAATCTTTGGTGAAGAGTTCGAGTTTTCGAGCTTCTATTTTTGAGAGATCCAAAATATCATTAATCAGTGTTAGTAAATGGGAACTGCACTGGTGAATAATACTAACGCTGTCTTTTTGCTTCGGAGTTGCAGTTTTATCGCGTAGCAAGATTTGAGCATAACCGAGAATGCCATTGAGTGGTGTACGCAGTTCATGACTCATGTTTGCCAAAAATTCGCTCTTGGCATGATTAGCGGAATCGGCTACTAATTTAGCTGCTTGTAGTTCAGTTGTCCTTGCGGCGACACGTTGCTCAAGAGTGGTGAAAGATTCTTGGAGTTGCTTCGCCATATGATTAAATGACTTAGCCAAATTACCTAACTCTTGAATTCCTTTGACTTCGACTTGTTGATCAAGTTGTCCATTAGCGATCGCTTCACTAGCTATATTTAGTCGTTGAATCGGATAAGCAATCCAGCGGGAAGTGTAAATTCCGAGTATTGTGGCTAGAAAGAGCGCACCCAAGCAAAGCAAAATAGTTGTGCGGGTATTAGCATTAATCTGCGCCATAAAATCAGATTTTGGCACTACTACTACCACTAACCAATCCAATCCAATTTCATCTTTCCAAGGGGTAACTTGAATGAATTGGCGCTGGTTATTGAGGGTAGCTACTAGTTCTTGATTCTTCTGAATTTGACTGAAGCTACCAAATTGATCCTTTAGATGTTTAGCAGTTGCTTGTATTAGGTTATCGGTGCTTTTGAGCGCGTTAATCCGTTGTGCAACTCCTTTTACTAAGATGAAAGGTTTTTCATCACTAGAACTAGCTATGATTTGTCCATCCCGTTCTACGATAAAGATTTTTCCAGATGGACTCACCTTTAAATGCTGAAGAAAATCGCTGATATTAGATAGCAGCAGGTCAACTCCTAAAACCCCAATTATCTGTTTGTTCTTGTCATACACTGGACGGGCAGTACTAACAGAGACAAATTCTGGAGTGTCGTCCCAGTTATAAACTTTGCTCCAAACGGGTTTGCCTAAATGAACTGCTCTTAAATACCAATCTTCTTTTAGAGGTTCGTATTCGCCGTTTGTCAGTACTTTGATGCGGTTTCCCTGATGGTCTGTTTGATAAGTATTACTTTTCCCTTGGGTTCTTGGGGAAAGTTCATCGATTGTCACTCCTTGGTCTTTTATCCAACGCCCAGCACCTACATATTCGCCTGTGGTCAAGGCATAAAAAATATAGCTGACCTCATGGATCTGCATCTGTTGCCAAAAATAGTGACCTGTATTTTCCAAGTCTTGTAGATTTATCAACCCTCTTTCTACAGCATCAGCATTCATCTGATTGAGTCGCAAAGGGACTGCTAAATAGGTATCTAAATGTTGGTCTACCCGACCCCCCACTTCGCTCATTAACTGATTAACCAGATTGTTGACTGTTTTCTGCCCATTTTGCAGCGATAAATATCCTGTTAGCCCGACAACAGCAAAAATCTGTAAGACAAATGGCACAACTAGAACTAGTTGCAAAGGGATTTTCTGGTTAAAGCTATGAAACTTGACAGATTTCTGTTGCTGGGGGAGCTGCATAGGCTCAAGTCCTAACCAAAGGGACACATCTCACAGCCTTAGCATTCCCCATTTGAGTATCAAAAATTCTCAGCAGTTATACTAATTCGTAATTCGTAATACCGTTTCTCTAAAATATGACGACAGATTACAGATTAAATCAGGCAAGGAATTGCGCTTAAGCGCTACTACGTAGCTTGCTTCCACGAAGTGGTACGATGTGTTGCTTTTCTACAAGAGAATTGGTATGAGTAGTAATTCGTAATTTAATAGGCAAAAGAGAAGAATTCTTAGAGTGTGCGTAAGGCCTAATTTTAAAGAATTAGTGTAAGGGTATAGGAGAAGAAGTTTTTTCTTATAACCCCATACCCCTAGTATTTCATTTACATCCTACATCTCTACTCAATCTTTAAGTTGAAAGGCAAACGAGCATAAATTCCTTGTGGATCATTCATATTTTGCAGCATTTCTATTTCCTGTTGCAGTTTTTGGAATTCTGCATTAAGGGGATTGGATTGTTTAAGTTTTGCCTCTTCAACTCCTAAAACAGTCCGCGCCTCTTCGGTTACTCGCCCGAAAAAGCGTTCTCCAAAGCCGCTAGACCGAGGGTATTCTTGTATTTCCCAATTATCTCCGAGATTCGCCTGCTTAGCAGCGTATGCGATCGCAGTATTCAAACCGCCAATTTCATCCACTAAACCAATTTCTTTAGCTGCTACACCTGACCAAACCCGTCCTTGGGCAATCTCGGCAACTCTTTGTTCTGGCAGTTTCCGCCCCTGAGAAACTTTATTTAAAAACATACTGTAAATGCGGTTAACACTACGCTGATAAATTGCCAATTCTTGAGGTGATCTCGGACGAGAAATTGTTTGACTATCAGCATAACGTCCAGTTTTTACTGAATCCCAAGTGATACCATTATCATTTGCTAACTTCTGCCCATTGAACAGTAAGCCAAATACTCCAATTGAACCTGTAATTGTATTTGGTTCGGCAAAAATCCGATTAGAATCGCTGGCTATCCAGTAACCACCGGAGGCGGCGACATCACCCATTGAGACTACAACTGGTTTGACTTCACGAGTCAGCCGCACTTCTCGCTGCATGACTTCAGCTGCGGTGGCGCTACCACCGGGACTGTTAATCCGCAGTACAACAGCTTTAACATTATTATCTTGTCGCAGTCTGTTGAAATATTTGGCAAAGCGTTCCCCTCCTACTTCCCCAGTTTCACCTTTACCATCAACAATTTCACCTTCGGCATAAACAACGGCAATTTTATTTGCTGATTCGCGTTCTATACCCCAGGATTTACCAGGAACTTGCGCGTAGTTAGACAAGTTAATTTGCCGGAATGTTTTGTCTTTTTTCTCGCTATTTGTCAATTTTTTCAGGTCACTTACCACTTGATCCTGGTATGCTACCTGATCTACCAAACCGTTGGTTTTAGCTTCTGTTGCTTCTAGTACTGCTTGATTATCTGCGATCGCTTGCAACTGTTGGGGGTTAATTTTACGACTTGTTCCCACAGCGGCCCGCCACTCTGTCCAGACATCATCCAATAATTTCTGAGTTTGTTCGCGGTTCTCTGGACTTAACTTCGGGAGGATAAATGGTTCAACCGCTCCTTTGAATTTCCCTACACGCACGACTTGAACACCAATACCGTACTTCTGTAATGCTCCCGTTAAAAACATCGGTTGTGAACTCAAACCGTTGACTTCCATCATTCCCACAGGGTTAAGTACAACGGTATCTGCCACCGAACTTAGATAATATTCTCGTTCACTCCAGTTTCCGCCATAGGCGATAATTTTTTTACCCGCCGCCCGGAATTTCTCCAGTGCTTGACGGACTTCTTTGAGGGAAGCATAGCCAATACCACTCGCTTCGTTTGTACGCGTTCCATCTAAATAAATAGCAACAATTCGCGGATCACGTCGCGCCTTTTCTAAAGTTTCTAGAACTTTGTAAAGTGCCATCCTTTCGTCATCTACACCTGAGAGTGTGTTTTGAAGCACTTCGCTAGAACTAGGTGCGCCATCGGTGATTTTCATCGACAAGTCAAAAACCAGTACTGACTTATCTTTTACCTCTGGGCCAGTATTTTTGGAAGAGGTAGCAGCCAATATTAGCAAGAACAGTCCAGTTGTTCCCAGACCCGCGAAAATAAACAGCCCCAGTAAACTGCCGATTAAGCTAGCAAAAGTTTGTTTAAGAAAATTACGCATAATTAAGATAAGGGTTAAGAGTCAAAAATCGTAGAGACGCGATTAACACGTCTGTGCAAGAGTCAAGAGTCGAATGGCACTAAGACTCATGTAAAACCTCGTCAGGGCAGGGTGTTGGGGGTAGGGTTGCAGGTTCGTGTTTAAGACAATTAAACTTTAGTTGCGTTAAGGAGTTCAACATTTTCTTGATTCCCCAATACCTACACCCCACACGCCACACCCTCTCATCCATTTATATCAAGGGTTTACGCTTAACTTAGTGCCATTCAGTCAAGGGTCAAAGGTCAAGAGTTCATTGGACAAATGACAAATAACAAATAACTAATGACAGATGACTTATTTACCTATTCTATGCGCTGTAAATTGCCGGAGTGCTTTAACTGATACAAGCTAGTGTTGCCAGTGCAGAATAATACTGTGGTGATTTCGGCGATTAATACCTCAGCCAGTTCGTAAACTGCGGTTTCTGATGCTGCTGCTGCTTGCAAAAAAGGCATTGCTAAACCTGCTATGTCTGCTCCTAAAGCGATCGCTACCGCTACATCTAATCCATGACGCAATCCCCCGGAAGCAATTAATGGTACATCCGGCGACAGAGAGCGAATACTTGTAATACACTCTGCCGTTGGTAAACCCCAATCGGCAAACGTCTTCCCTAAACGGCGCTGCAAGGCATTTTCTGCCCGTTCGCTTTCCACTTTTGCCCAAGAAGTTCCACCCGCACCAGCCACATCAATTGCTGTCACGCCAGCCGCAATCAGTTTTTCTGCGATCGCTCCTGAAATGCCATTACCTACTTCCTTAGCAATGACTGGCACTGGCAAATCAGAGCATAATTTAGATATTTTGTCAAGCAAACCTCGAAAGTTAGTATCACCCTTGGGTTGAATGCATTCTTGAAGAGGATTAATATGTAAAATCAAGGCATCAGCCTCTAGGATATCAACTACCCGCAGGCATTCATCCAATCCATATTTATAGTTAAGTTGCACAGCACCTAAGTTGGCGAATAAGAGAACATCGGGAGCGTATTTGCGAACAGCAAATGTATCAGCCACCTGTGGTTTTTCTACCGCTACTCTTTGGGAACCAACACCCATTGCAATTTTGTAGTGTTGTGCGACTTCGGCCAAACGTTGGTTAATAATTCCCGCTTGTTCTGTTCCTCCAGTCATGGAAGAAATTAACAGGGGTGCGCCAAGGTGTTTGCCTAAGAAAATTGTACTAATATCAATATCGTTGTGGTCTATTTCTGGTAAGCAGCAATGGTTGAAGCGATAGCGTTCTAGCCCAGTGGTGACTTGATGGGACTGAACATCTTCTTCTAGACAGATACGAATATGATCTGCTTTGCGAGACTGAGTTTCTGCGGAGATGTTGGTAGGGGCGTTCACTAGTGGGTATGATTTAGAAAATTTGCTTGCGATCGCTATTGTTACATTGTTATAGTCCAATCTTATTAGCATATTTCAACACCGGTTTTTGCAGAGCGAAGATTCAGACATTGTTTTATGTCATAAGTTATAAAGGAATGTAGGTAATACTGTCTTGATATTCTGCTGATCCGCTTATAACCTCGACTTGTTCAATAAGTCGGGCATATCAGGATCTTTATACCTATAAACATCATTTTTTGCGATATTTTTATTTTTTATTAAAATATAATCATTTTTTTGCTTATCATAAGCAATGATACCAATAAAACCTTTTGGTAAATCTTCGTCCCATTTCCACAGCTTTTCAATTAAGACAGCTTGTTGATTGAATTTATACCAATAGCCATTACTATCAATTAAAATAATATCTTTGCCTTGCTTAAATAAAAATGCTGGGCTTCCTAAGCCTGCATCAGCATATAATGGTATTTGTTTTAATTGTTTTTGATTATCTTGAATAATTAGCACTTTTTCATGGTCTACAAGAAAAGGGTGCAAATTTACTACATTTACGTAAAGTTTTAAGCCATTTTTAAAGTGATAAATTTCTCCAGCTTTAGCAGTTAACAACATACTAAAAAAGGTTAAAATAAAAATTATTACTGATAATGTGATATTGAAAAATTTCATATTTTTATCCTTGTCTATTAAAGAGTGAGCTATTAATAAAATCTTCAAAAAAGATTATGGAAAAACTAATTTGTAATGACGCTCTCTACGAGACCAAGGCGTTAGTGGAGCTTTCGCTTTAACGATACACGGACTCACCTAACGTAATTCCTAATTGGGATTGTGGGAGCAGAGGGGAGAAGGAGAATAAGTACTGGCAAACGACAAATGACAAATACTTCTCTACGAGAGGCTGCGCCCTAAGCGTAGCTATGCCGCAGGCTTTACGACTTCTTTGCGAGACGCTACGCGAACGCTCAGTACAAGTGACAAATGACAAACGACCAATGACAAATGACAAATACAGTACTTTATTGTCCAAGATAGTATTCAAAGCGCTGCCGGAGTTGTTCAACTGTGAGGTTTTGACTCCAGTATTCTACTAAAGCGTGACCGAATGCCCAGGCGTTGCGCTCAGGTGAGGTGGGGTTTTCTAACAGCAGTGGCCACAGAGATAGCAACTCAAAGTTGAGCGGGTTAGAGTTACCAGTATTCAATAGCGAGAAAAGCTCATACGCCATCTGAAGTTTGCCAATTACAACAGGCAACTGTTCTACAGGAATTTGCTCTGCCAACAGATAGGCTAACTTTGGAGATCCGGTTGATAGGGTAGAAACGAACTGGAGGACAGGACTTTTGAGCAATGCCGTTAGTCCCTGTGTCGTCGCCATCTGGAAGGTGTAGTGGTCGATAATTTTCGCAGCAGCAATTGTACGGGCTTCTAGGTTACGTAAAAAGCGGGCAAGTCGGAGTTGCTTAGCAGGCGCGATCGCTTCTATTAGTCCCAAGGATAACGTTTCTACTCCCCAGGCGGCTCGACCTGTTTTGCTGTCTGCCGTAACGAGGGGTAGAACTAGATTAGAGAAGTTACCTAGTTGCTTAGCACGATACTCCGTAGCTTCCCGAATTGCAATTTCCTTTGGGCGATCGCCCCATTCCCAATCATAAGGCGGTTGCCATTCACGAATTGGACGCAGACGATCCACCTGAGTGACGATCGCAATTGTCGGTAAGTCTGCAACTTCTGCCTTCATATCTTGCAGGAAGTCCACATCCATTTGTAAGGCAGGATCAAGGGCAGGGGTGACTAACAGCAGTAAATCAGCATTGGTAGCATAATCAAGTACTAATGTTCGTAAATCTGCGCGGTTGACTTGTTCATAACCAGGTGTATCCCAAAGAGTGAGGGTTGCCCCAGTTTGAGACTGCCATTGGTAATTCTGAATGCGATCAGTG
This region of Nostoc sp. UHCC 0302 genomic DNA includes:
- a CDS encoding ATP-binding protein; amino-acid sequence: MQLPQQQKSVKFHSFNQKIPLQLVLVVPFVLQIFAVVGLTGYLSLQNGQKTVNNLVNQLMSEVGGRVDQHLDTYLAVPLRLNQMNADAVERGLINLQDLENTGHYFWQQMQIHEVSYIFYALTTGEYVGAGRWIKDQGVTIDELSPRTQGKSNTYQTDHQGNRIKVLTNGEYEPLKEDWYLRAVHLGKPVWSKVYNWDDTPEFVSVSTARPVYDKNKQIIGVLGVDLLLSNISDFLQHLKVSPSGKIFIVERDGQIIASSSDEKPFILVKGVAQRINALKSTDNLIQATAKHLKDQFGSFSQIQKNQELVATLNNQRQFIQVTPWKDEIGLDWLVVVVVPKSDFMAQINANTRTTILLCLGALFLATILGIYTSRWIAYPIQRLNIASEAIANGQLDQQVEVKGIQELGNLAKSFNHMAKQLQESFTTLEQRVAARTTELQAAKLVADSANHAKSEFLANMSHELRTPLNGILGYAQILLRDKTATPKQKDSVSIIHQCSSHLLTLINDILDLSKIEARKLELFTKDFHFETFLNGIVEISRIRAEQKDISFTFEPRNKLPLALNADDKRLRQVLINLLGNAIKFTDKGSVCLKVGVVNDSLPIHRIRFQIEDTGVGMTPQQLEKIFLPFEQVGDQQRMTEGTGLGLAISQQIVQIMGSQLQVESTIGEGSTFWFEVDLLEASGWIELDATKSANQIVGYQGKKQKILVVDDRWENRFVILNLLEPLGFELIEAENGQDALTKYQLHQPDLIITDIAMPIMDGLEMLKELRNQPKGQTLPVIVSSASVFSFDRQQSYDAGANNFLPKPVQSEELFYQLQQQLQLTWQYETASISVHDSASDVIDATLVIPPVAELRSLYSAARIGDIQGIKLEAQRLQLLDAQYQQFVQSVLQLAEALDNKAIIKLIKPHLNGN
- the sppA gene encoding signal peptide peptidase SppA, whose amino-acid sequence is MRNFLKQTFASLIGSLLGLFIFAGLGTTGLFLLILAATSSKNTGPEVKDKSVLVFDLSMKITDGAPSSSEVLQNTLSGVDDERMALYKVLETLEKARRDPRIVAIYLDGTRTNEASGIGYASLKEVRQALEKFRAAGKKIIAYGGNWSEREYYLSSVADTVVLNPVGMMEVNGLSSQPMFLTGALQKYGIGVQVVRVGKFKGAVEPFILPKLSPENREQTQKLLDDVWTEWRAAVGTSRKINPQQLQAIADNQAVLEATEAKTNGLVDQVAYQDQVVSDLKKLTNSEKKDKTFRQINLSNYAQVPGKSWGIERESANKIAVVYAEGEIVDGKGETGEVGGERFAKYFNRLRQDNNVKAVVLRINSPGGSATAAEVMQREVRLTREVKPVVVSMGDVAASGGYWIASDSNRIFAEPNTITGSIGVFGLLFNGQKLANDNGITWDSVKTGRYADSQTISRPRSPQELAIYQRSVNRIYSMFLNKVSQGRKLPEQRVAEIAQGRVWSGVAAKEIGLVDEIGGLNTAIAYAAKQANLGDNWEIQEYPRSSGFGERFFGRVTEEARTVLGVEEAKLKQSNPLNAEFQKLQQEIEMLQNMNDPQGIYARLPFNLKIE
- the fni gene encoding type 2 isopentenyl-diphosphate Delta-isomerase, with protein sequence MNAPTNISAETQSRKADHIRICLEEDVQSHQVTTGLERYRFNHCCLPEIDHNDIDISTIFLGKHLGAPLLISSMTGGTEQAGIINQRLAEVAQHYKIAMGVGSQRVAVEKPQVADTFAVRKYAPDVLLFANLGAVQLNYKYGLDECLRVVDILEADALILHINPLQECIQPKGDTNFRGLLDKISKLCSDLPVPVIAKEVGNGISGAIAEKLIAAGVTAIDVAGAGGTSWAKVESERAENALQRRLGKTFADWGLPTAECITSIRSLSPDVPLIASGGLRHGLDVAVAIALGADIAGLAMPFLQAAAASETAVYELAEVLIAEITTVLFCTGNTSLYQLKHSGNLQRIE